The Xiphophorus hellerii strain 12219 chromosome 3, Xiphophorus_hellerii-4.1, whole genome shotgun sequence genome segment TAACAGACCATTCAAAAGCACCGAATTTAACTTATAGCTTTAACACACCGGAGACCATCTTTAATGTTCACTTATAATCATTTTTAGTGAACTATCTCAGTAAAAGGAAGCTATATTTTTTCCTTACATAACTCTTTGAAAGGTTATCTTAGTCGGTTCCTTCATGTTCTaattaatttggaaaataattcatgtaatTTAAGTGATGTCATGCTAATCTCAACAGGATTTACAAAAACACTCTATAGCTTGTAAGCTAGTTGTGTCCATGTCTGAATGTGAGaataatgtaaagtaaaaaatacagagaaattcATCTTCAGGCCAAAAGTAGGGATGGCAAAGTCTTAATCTTGAATGTGTGTTCATTATGTGAAGAATTAAATGAGGATTTATCTGGAGCACCCTTACCAAGAATCTAACAGCGACAGTCGTTAATACCCGGGTTGTCTCCTTTATTTGAAGCCGAGATTCTAGTTATTTCATTTCCTGGGGCGAAAAAGTCAAATAGAGATACTTTTTTGGTcggtgaagaaaaatatatcttctttatttatttactattgcTTTAGCTAAAGATCAGTGACATTTCcatttcactttctttcaaaatatcTTGTTCTGAAAACTAAACGATTCTTTTCTTTGCTGAAAACAATTGGATGTTGTGTTCTTCTGTTACATAAACTTTGCCATCATTCATTTATGGTAGTAGTTAGATTTTCTCTAGGGCAGTAACTGAGCTCTTATTGTTAGTacaaaactttaaggttttgtcTTGTCGAGTCTACTTTGTCTATTGGAAACATTGTGCAGGATCAGTTGCATGCTGTTACATATGATGTGTGCTCTGTTACAGGAATGTGTGTCATGTGTCTTTACTCTCCTCTCCTCTTGCAGAGCCTTTCAGAGTGTGAAGACAGTAATTACGCAGAGTCTCCTGACCACATGTCTGGGGATTTTAAAGGTACGGAGTCTCTACTGTTGTCTGTCAGTGACAAcatttaggttttgtttttttttgtaaagcactGGCCCCTAGTGTCTGAACAAAAATTCAGGGTTTGTTTACAGTCTTGAAAAGTTATGAAATCTGCTTTTACCAATTTCTAGGTCTGGATAAgtatggaaaatgtaaaattgagTTTGagtaaaaattgtattttacagACTATCCTCcacttggattatttttttaatctaatgaTTTTGTTTGAGCATAACCATGACTAAGTTTGGTTAAAAGGCCAAACAAAGCATAAAAACTgcaattatattttctttacacaAACAGGATAATGGTAGAAGTGTTCACAGACTAtgctttaaaaattatgcaAGTAATTTAACATACTTTAGCTGGTCTTTGAAAAGTCCAGGTGTCAGATTTTGAGATGGTGCTTTACTCCAGATGCCAGAGCAGCTGGggaacaaaaatcaaaagtcAAACTATTAAACATAGATGAGGCCCACTTACTTAATTACTTAAAACCtgataagttttattttgttttttctagtcAAATGTTCTGAATCTtacaaaaactgtaaatatgcgCTTTTtacctgaatttattttaaatgtttgaacttCACATTTTAGATGACATGGACTCAAACGGTGAGAGCCCCATGATCAGACGAAGAGGGAAAAACAAACCCTTAAATGGCATCGACAGCCAGCAGTAAGCTGAGCCGGGGAGGCCGCGAGACATCCGAGCTCCTTCTGCAGAAGATCCTGAAACTTCACCATCCCACCACCGCCGCCGACACTTTCTGGAGAGGGGGAGAGCAGACATCAGATAATAGGAAGTGGATGAACAGGTGATTGCTGTGTTGTGATGAAAAGTGTTGCGGCTCAAACTACAGAGATGCACGTCGCATTGTGTACTCAAGAAACTCCTAAACCACTAATCACAGGTTTCTTTGTGTGTGACTGAGAGCGAGACAGTCTGTGGGCGTGTGAGAGAATAAAAGCGGCTGTTGCTGTGACTGCATGTCCATTGTAGCTTTTAAGTGACAACACAATATCACTGAAGGTTGGCATTCATCTGGCTGAATGCCAGTAAGTTGGTATCATAATGTTAAAAgccattttaaagatttaatcaCTTTATTTGAAGCCTGTatgttttgttgggtttttttgtctttttttgatACTTGCATTCTTCACTGATTATCGATTTATTTCCTaaatgtttctctctctttttatttgttttaatacttGAATGTGGACAGAATTTCCATGCCAGACAGCTTTAGCTTGTTAGCGTGATCAGCTGAGgttcattttgtaaagaagcACACGGTTAAAGCACTTTGCAGGAGTTTTTCCCTGAAAATACTGTACATTTCGTAATGTTCTAGTATTATGTGAACTATTGTGATCCAGAGTGACTTTACTTTCTCCACTCCGCCTGTGGCTGctatgttattttaaatttttctataTTTGAAGGACAATTATTCAGACCCTTGCATGTCGGTGTGCAGGTGGTTTTCTTTTCCTGCCAACCTTCTCGCTCCGTTCATTTCTTTTGCATGACTGTCAAATCAAGTGTTTCAATAGGATAATGTTACAACAGTAGGAAAAAAGAAGTCTTTATAATATCTAAACCTGAACACAAGTATTGTCTTTTACTGtcataacatttttattcacgCCTTGTGCCTGTTTGCATGGAATTTATTTCTTCCTAACGCTTCTCAGTCTGTATTTAGACTAAGGAATTATTTCTTATTCCTAACGCTTCTCAGTCTGTATTTAGACTAAGCTCTCTGTTATTGAATACTCTCACCTGGAAAGCTTCGTTGGagctttgttgtcattttgttctATCAGTATCATCTCAGCACTAAGATATTTCTCGTATCCTCGACAATCCAAATGCTGGCCTCGGTGAAACGGTCTCCCGGGCAACATTAGGCTTTGTAAATGGTACAATGTCTCTGGATATACATTTCATTTTGCCAAAACCATTACTGTTGAAGATGACGTGTGCTGTTTGTTTCactgtgaaaaaacaaattcaacatattaaaatgttttacatttcctctttattttccaatctttgtgtattttttttttatagtccTCCTTAAGTTTAAATTAAGAAttagaaacatgtttaaagctgattttacttttttttgtgtttttttttaacttaacacTCGTGGAACTTGAATAATCTTATTCAGGCTCTGAAGGACACCCCTGCAGGATGCAAGTGCTCCtcgacctgctgacttcagcgCCGCCCGTCTGGAGTCAGATTTCATTCGAGCTGCACATCTTGAAAGTCATACAGAAATAGCTTCCTAAGGCTGACCCATACCAGGATTTACACGGCCTTGGAACATATGTACTACCCAtgaccttttccacattttattttatcctacAACCACACATTTTAGTATATATTTTTGGGTTTTAGCTTTATGAATACAAATTAATGCATAAATATGCaaatcatttgaaatgtttagcatacatttgtattcagttgcCCTGAggcaaagtttaataaaaactaccttttcataatttcaacttcagtttgttttggatCCATCTctagcagttttgctaaatagCATCTGCAAGcatcaattttcttttgtattttggtctggactttgactggaccatccTAACACATCGACATGCTTAAACAAGTCATCCTATTGTAGTTTTTCTTAatcccctcagcatgatgctgccacaacTCTGTGTACAGGGTGATGTGTAGTGATGTATTTATGCAACATAACCATTTTGCATGTaagataacaaaaataaattttggtcttttctgatcagaccattacaccgtgttccaaattattatgcaagcgatattttctcagatcttcttaaatggtcaatgcaaatgatggtcagtataattttcaagtcatgaactattacagtattaatcaaattctaatgaacaaagctccccatgagaacagtatttttgttcaaaaataaaaatctcaaaatgcactgttccaaattatgcacagcagattttctaaacattttatggattataaaaaactgcaaacggtcattatttgaatgtgcagcattaagtggtcacatgtactaaaatcaaaagctatttcaatcaaaaacatcttaacagaccgagttacatgttaacatagaagcccttctttgatatcacctgcacaattcttgcatccattgaacttgtgagtttgtggaaagtttctgcttgaatttcttagcaggatgtcagaaaacctttccagagctgctggtttgatatgaactgcatcccaccctcagatcttctgcttgaggaaactccaaaggttctcaatagggttgaggtcagaggtcagaggaggatggtgaccacaccatgagtttctccccttttatgccatagcagccaatgacacagtggtattccttgcagcattcattgtcatgcatgaagatgattttgctactgaaggtacggctcttctttttgaaccatgaaagaaagtgatcagtcagaaagtccatctactttgctgaggtcattttcacaccttcagggactctgaaggggccgaccaattcTCTCgccatgatttcagcccaaagcatgactccaccacctccttgctgacgtcacagccgtgttgggatgtggtggccatccaccaccaatccactactgcgtccatctggaccatccagcaGTCATCaatgaacaagtctgtttgaaaatgaatcttcatgtaCAGCTGGGTCCActgcgaccgtttctgcttgtgagctctggttagtgGTGGCTGAATAGTAGATTcatgcaccacaagcctctggaggatcctccaccttgaggttccagaggcaccagcagcttcaaataactgtttgctgcttcttaagggcattttaacagctgctctcttaatccgatgaatttgtctaacagaaaacttcctcattatgcctttatctgtacaaacccatctttgttctgcaTCAgtcacaaatctcttcacagtacaataacgcttcagttttattttatatctaatgttttcatgccttgtcatacggcactacactatctgatgattttcgtcagcagagagatccttcctctttctcatattgcttgaaacctgtgacctgcttaataatgtggaacatccttcttaagtagatttcctttaattgagctcaccagacaaactaatcaacccaaattaattatagtgattcaaagagccctgacacacagtaccatctataaatttaatagcacaacaaaatgtttttatctttatgacacttaaatccaatttggaTAATAATTATAACACGGTGTATTTTCCGCATGTCTGTTGGGTCATTAAACTTGCCAGTGCCAATCTACTTTAAACCGAACCTCTAATGGAATGGATTTCCTGTTTCCACTCTGTTCCCTTAACCTTCTCAGATTCATTATGCTTTTTGCTCACTAGTGTTCAGCAACAAACTTGTGCAAATGCTAACTGCAAATCGCAgtaataaatgtacaaaattcaTCTTATGAACCGTTATTTCCAAAAGAGGGCGCCAGAGAGCCTCAGCTAGATTTAAAACATCACGTGGTGACTGAGGCCTCCAAGCAGAGGACATGTAAACACAGAGCTTCTCCAGTTCATTTTGTTCTCTCCGTCTTTCTACATCGTGTCGCCTGAAATTCCCAGATTTTCAGCTTGGTTTTGTGAACCTTATTCAATCTGCATCAGTTAGCTGAACTACCTCAGCAGAGGCTGCCAGGACGTCACTCTATTTCAGTCATCATGGACCAGACCTCTGATCTCCCACATCGTTGCTGCCTGAGTCCAGAGGCGACCCTGAGGGAAATCCAGCTCAACTTACTGGAGTGTAAAGTCTGCTTTGAGATGTTTAACTCTCAACAGAGGGAGCGCAGACCACAGAACCTTTCCTGTGGTCATGTACTCTGTCTGGAATGCATCACAGCTTTGTCCCACCCTCTCCTGAGGAAGCTGGAGTGCCCGTTCTGTCGACAGCTGTGCAGTGTTGACAGCACCTCCCATTGCCAGGTTCTCAGTGACCTGCAGGAGCTCCTTTTGTCCCAGAAATCCTCGTCCTCCGCTCCCCCTCACAGGTCCAAAGGAGGATTTATCTCGGAAACAGCTCTGCATCTTTTTGCTGCGTTTGGGGGCTGGGGGACTCTCATCAACCCCACTGGAATCGCAGTTTTGGGCTCTGTGGGGGGAATAGTCGTGGTGCATGATGGAGAGAAGAGAGTAGTGGTGTTTAACCAACAAGGGAGGAAGCTGCACAGTTTTGGAGAAAAAGGAACAGGTAATGGGGACATCTGTTACCCAGTGGATGTGGCAGTGAGTCCTACTGGTTATGTCATAGTGACAGATGCAGGGGATAAATCTGTGAAGGTTTTTACATCCAGGGGAATACACGTAGTGACGGTCAAAGATTGCTTCCAACTTCCTTGGGGCGTGGACACAGACTGTTGTGGGCGCATCCTGGTTTCTGACCTCCAGGCTGGCAATCTGCTCAGACTTAAAGTGAACTTTAGTGATGGCATTATCCTGGAGAGTGAAAATGTCCTAGCCAACCTTTGTTGTCCCAAAGCGGTGGCTCACTGCCAAAAAAACGGAAACACAGCAGTGTTGGAGCATCCAAGAGGAAGGCACCACAACAGAAATTTGAAGGTGTTTACGAAAGACTTCCACCTTCTTTACCAGATGGACAGCTTCAGCCTGATCCTCCAAACGTCCTTCAGGTTCAACATTTCAGATGTGGCTTTCAGCAGTGATGGAGATGTGGTTGTGTCTGACTGTGATCAGGGGTTGATTTGTAGTTTAGGAAACCTTCAGAACCACCCAGTCCTGACTCCTCTTGTCGGGGTCCATCTCATTCGACCTGCTGGGTTGGTAATACTGAACAACACGCTCATCACAGTGGATGGTGGCGACCATACGGTGAAGATTTATTCTAGTAAACCCGGTGCTTGATGCAACATGGTCATTACATAATAAGAAACCAAGACAGGGTAttggaaaaacagattaaagtttgtttgaagtattttgttgttttcatgctttctacttttaaatatttctgtcgATTAACTTGTCTGTTTGAAGGATACTTATTATCTGCTGGGTGTACGCTATGAGCAGGGTAATTAAGATACCCTAAGAAgttgtgatttattgttttctaaattttgCCCTTACACTGAACAGCTAAGAAGCAGTTCTGTTTGTTTAAGTACATTTTCCTGCTGTAAAATGAACCTCCCCTTCAAGCCTTCTACATGCGTTTCTTCATCTATCCGTTAACGTCTGGTGTCCTTCTGGTGCTACATTACTAATACTTAATGGCAAAATAAGAGATGAACCCCCCCCCGAGCAAAATCTTCAAGACAGGTTCATCCAACAATGACTAATAAATACTGGGACGACTACTGAAACCAGCCGAGTCTGATTACTGAGTGTTAAACTGCTGAAAACGGAAACAGAGGAAAATAAGCGATCGTGATGAGTAAAGCAACAACAATAACAGTGAACacaaaagtagaaaacaaaacaaacaaccctGCCACAAAAGTCCAGAAAgaacaaaagtaacaaaacttcatatttaaaattggcacacaatgtttaaaagttatagTAATGAAACTGAGATGCTGATTGTGTTTCAATTTCACACTATCATCCCATATTTTTGTGTGCATTGAGGAGGTCAGTGTAtgttttggtaatttgataGTTTCATAATAAACCAgtaatgaaaaagaagaaaaacatgatctgtttttgcatttttattttaaaaatataaataaataaatgtaaaaatataaaaacataataactgAAAAATGTGCCGGTTTTACCTTCTTGTGGTCAAGAATTTAACTTAAgtagaaatttaaattttatttgattttcttttcttctttctatttttaatgcTGATAAGATCACTATCAGAGATAGGGTAAAAAGAATTGCcccttttttcatatttcacttCGACTATTGTATTTTCTGTCGGTAGGAGGCGCTGTTTCTTCAGAACAAATCAATGGCGTTACAATATATGAACGTTTtcgaatatattttttaaaaaaacagagaaaagcttTTGTCTAGTCCGGATGTAAACAAATACgtatttgactgtttttattgAACTATGTGCTCAATCATCCCCACCATATGTGACTTCATGGAGCATCATTCttgatatgaagaaaaaaaaatctaagttttACTGTTTGTGAGGACAAACCCAAAAACTgctattattaatttatttatttatctattaatATTAAAGTGTCta includes the following:
- the LOC116717811 gene encoding E3 ubiquitin-protein ligase NHLRC1 translates to MDQTSDLPHRCCLSPEATLREIQLNLLECKVCFEMFNSQQRERRPQNLSCGHVLCLECITALSHPLLRKLECPFCRQLCSVDSTSHCQVLSDLQELLLSQKSSSSAPPHRSKGGFISETALHLFAAFGGWGTLINPTGIAVLGSVGGIVVVHDGEKRVVVFNQQGRKLHSFGEKGTGNGDICYPVDVAVSPTGYVIVTDAGDKSVKVFTSRGIHVVTVKDCFQLPWGVDTDCCGRILVSDLQAGNLLRLKVNFSDGIILESENVLANLCCPKAVAHCQKNGNTAVLEHPRGRHHNRNLKVFTKDFHLLYQMDSFSLILQTSFRFNISDVAFSSDGDVVVSDCDQGLICSLGNLQNHPVLTPLVGVHLIRPAGLVILNNTLITVDGGDHTVKIYSSKPGA